In Salinarimonas sp., a genomic segment contains:
- a CDS encoding NAD(P)H-dependent oxidoreductase, with protein sequence MNVHASRHVRARAPADGETQATSARDRALVVCAHPDLAASGFSRPFLEALDESCFAKKALAETYPDWRFDVAREQADLVAAAEIVLLFPVFWYSPPALLQKWLEDVLVDSDGFEQRASLAGKPARMIVSTGGSADEYGPAGKNGHSVEDFLRSLETTLRYVGCVVGPSEVHHAAWRYSEEEVRALAGRFAAERRR encoded by the coding sequence ATGAACGTGCACGCATCCCGGCACGTGCGGGCGCGCGCGCCCGCCGACGGCGAGACGCAGGCGACGAGCGCGCGAGACCGCGCGCTCGTCGTCTGCGCACATCCGGACCTCGCCGCCTCCGGCTTCAGCCGGCCTTTTCTCGAGGCTCTCGACGAGTCGTGCTTCGCCAAGAAGGCGCTCGCCGAGACCTACCCTGATTGGCGCTTCGACGTCGCGCGCGAGCAGGCGGACCTCGTCGCGGCGGCGGAGATCGTGCTGCTCTTCCCCGTCTTCTGGTATTCGCCGCCGGCTCTCCTGCAGAAATGGCTCGAGGACGTGCTGGTCGATTCCGACGGCTTCGAGCAGCGCGCCTCGCTCGCCGGCAAGCCCGCGCGGATGATCGTCTCCACGGGAGGCTCCGCGGACGAGTACGGCCCCGCGGGCAAGAACGGCCACAGCGTCGAGGACTTCCTGCGGTCGCTGGAGACGACCCTGCGGTACGTCGGCTGCGTTGTGGGCCCGAGCGAGGTGCACCACGCCGCCTGGCGCTATTCCGAGGAGGAGGTGCGCGCGCTCGCCGGGCGCTTCGCGGCGGAGAGGCGCCGATGA
- a CDS encoding MFS transporter, which yields MSYLRLAVPDIASPTVRTSVFLAFLFLSLIGTSFVTNSFKFAAFEITQSKSVVSLIGSVSAVAFIVLGLFAGVIVDAISRKFFVQFQLIAVAAMSFVFFAFFEAGYVSILWLFAFIIAHEIIAAFANAAKHSVFFDLCGSDQIARWVSRRGIVMIAASMSASLLLTFFVSDEAFLFAIYAVILLMALAVFRVIGYQDQNKAQRFSSVREAVGFVLVRLKDFVRVCRGNRALMFLFLFSFLKTVFIFWPMASGALFKFGIEDDATRRVYLIAAVIMDVISMASLYALGRKKSYTNASFVAGAAISGLGIFLFSLADTTVLAVLTLAIMYVGLAVSQVSSTYILRMELPEDHRTQGLGFAVVPYYFADIVSGIVFAFLVVYVSVDDLLFWTGALLTVLATALFVPLARAKA from the coding sequence ATGAGCTATCTGCGCCTCGCCGTCCCGGACATCGCGAGCCCCACCGTCCGCACGAGCGTCTTCCTCGCGTTCCTGTTCCTGTCGCTGATCGGCACGTCCTTCGTCACCAACTCGTTCAAGTTCGCGGCCTTCGAGATCACGCAATCGAAGTCCGTCGTGTCTCTGATCGGGTCGGTATCGGCGGTGGCCTTCATCGTGCTCGGGCTGTTCGCCGGCGTGATCGTCGACGCGATCTCCCGAAAGTTCTTCGTCCAGTTCCAGCTCATCGCGGTCGCGGCGATGTCGTTCGTGTTCTTCGCCTTCTTCGAGGCGGGCTACGTGAGCATCCTGTGGCTGTTCGCCTTCATCATCGCCCACGAGATCATCGCCGCCTTCGCCAACGCGGCGAAGCACAGCGTCTTCTTCGACCTGTGCGGCTCGGACCAGATCGCGCGCTGGGTGAGCCGGCGCGGCATCGTGATGATCGCCGCCTCGATGTCGGCGTCGCTGCTGCTGACCTTCTTCGTCAGCGACGAGGCGTTCCTGTTCGCCATCTACGCCGTGATCCTGCTGATGGCGCTCGCGGTCTTTCGCGTCATCGGCTACCAGGACCAGAACAAGGCGCAGCGCTTCTCCTCGGTGCGGGAGGCCGTGGGCTTCGTGCTGGTGCGGCTGAAGGACTTCGTGCGCGTGTGCCGCGGCAACAGGGCGCTGATGTTCCTGTTCCTGTTCTCCTTCTTGAAGACGGTGTTCATCTTCTGGCCGATGGCGAGCGGCGCGTTGTTCAAGTTCGGCATCGAGGACGACGCGACGCGGCGCGTGTACCTGATCGCGGCCGTGATCATGGACGTCATCAGCATGGCCTCGCTCTACGCGCTCGGCCGCAAGAAGAGCTACACGAACGCCTCGTTCGTCGCCGGCGCGGCGATCAGCGGGCTCGGCATCTTCCTGTTCTCGCTGGCGGACACGACCGTGCTCGCCGTGCTCACGCTGGCGATCATGTATGTCGGGCTCGCCGTCTCGCAGGTCTCGTCGACCTACATCCTGCGCATGGAGCTGCCGGAGGATCATCGCACGCAGGGGCTCGGCTTCGCCGTCGTGCCCTACTACTTCGCCGACATCGTCTCGGGCATCGTGTTCGCCTTCCTGGTGGTCTACGTCAGCGTCGACGATCTCCTGTTCTGGACCGGCGCGCTGCTGACCGTGCTCGCCACCGCGCTCTTCGTGCCGCTCGCCCGTGCGAAGG